The following are encoded together in the bacterium genome:
- a CDS encoding DUF2892 domain-containing protein — translation MTTERRVRLLAGSLVALSLLLGYFVAPAWLLLAAFVAFNLIQSAFTGFCPAEKFLGGRQRDVGSCGSGPS, via the coding sequence ATGACCACCGAACGCAGGGTTCGCCTCCTCGCCGGCAGCCTGGTCGCCCTCAGCCTGCTGTTGGGCTATTTCGTCGCGCCGGCCTGGCTGCTCCTGGCGGCTTTCGTCGCCTTCAATCTGATCCAGTCCGCGTTCACCGGGTTCTGCCCGGCCGAGAAGTTCCTGGGAGGACGGCAGCGTGATGTCGGATCGTGTGGTAGCGGCCCCAGTTGA
- a CDS encoding metallophosphoesterase → MRRPRGVKSIETRHHEERDAFFRGLRNLDRRSFLRVSAAAAAAAAAAGVRHHFHSFMPIDVALAAEGEPFRIAYVSDSHLYEQKVNDRFVRQLLRAVDDVNRLDPQPDFVLFGGDLAQLGARGELDLGAQILKNVKAPVHMMVGEHDWFLDMGEHWQQLFGQPTYSFDHKGVHFVVLNSIHEKDFWTERKLTPEQRMHIVAGLDNAIQGRFMVGDEQREWLKNDLAALNPRTPVIVFSHSPLYKYYEPWNFWTDDADEVQAILKTMDHVTVIHGHTHQLLTNRIDNIYFHGLLSTAWPWPYAPQGLPPLTVQMNRPDPFDPNDGLGTGSISVHPDGMVDKLYNLWNRDPVQVTSAYLTSNGASAVPAKPNLVSY, encoded by the coding sequence ATGCGACGTCCGCGCGGAGTGAAGAGCATCGAGACCAGGCACCACGAGGAACGCGACGCGTTCTTCCGCGGTCTGCGCAACCTCGACCGCCGGTCGTTTCTCAGGGTGTCCGCCGCCGCCGCCGCCGCGGCCGCCGCGGCCGGCGTCCGCCACCATTTCCACTCGTTCATGCCGATCGACGTCGCCCTGGCGGCCGAGGGCGAGCCGTTCCGCATCGCCTACGTTTCCGACTCGCACCTCTACGAGCAGAAGGTGAACGACCGCTTCGTCCGCCAACTGCTGCGCGCCGTCGACGACGTCAACCGGCTCGATCCGCAGCCCGACTTCGTCCTCTTCGGCGGCGACCTCGCCCAGCTCGGCGCCAGGGGCGAGCTCGACCTCGGCGCCCAGATTCTCAAGAACGTCAAGGCGCCGGTGCACATGATGGTCGGCGAGCACGACTGGTTCCTCGACATGGGCGAGCACTGGCAGCAGCTCTTCGGCCAGCCCACCTACTCGTTCGACCACAAGGGTGTGCACTTCGTGGTGCTGAACAGCATCCACGAGAAGGACTTCTGGACCGAGCGCAAGCTGACGCCGGAACAGCGCATGCACATCGTCGCCGGCCTCGACAACGCCATCCAGGGCCGCTTCATGGTCGGCGACGAGCAGCGCGAGTGGCTGAAGAACGACCTCGCCGCGCTCAACCCGCGCACGCCGGTGATCGTCTTCTCGCACTCGCCGCTCTACAAGTACTACGAGCCCTGGAACTTCTGGACCGACGACGCCGACGAGGTGCAGGCGATCCTGAAGACCATGGATCACGTCACCGTGATCCACGGCCACACCCATCAGCTCCTCACCAACCGCATCGACAACATCTACTTCCACGGCCTGCTGTCGACGGCGTGGCCGTGGCCGTACGCGCCGCAGGGGCTGCCGCCGCTCACCGTGCAGATGAACCGGCCGGATCCGTTCGATCCCAACGATGGGCTGGGGACCGGCTCGATCTCCGTGCACCCGGACGGCATGGTCGACAAGCTCTACAACCTGTGGAACCGCGATCCGGTGCAGGTGACGAGCGCCTACCTGACGTCGAACGGCGCGAGCGCCGTTCCCGCCAAGCCGAATCTGGTCAGCTACTGA
- a CDS encoding TolC family protein — protein MMSDRVVAAPVERVASVAAATLGFLLAAAVAAAQPLSIEEAVGLALRDNPDARAAAERIGEAEARLGEATAAFYPRVDGRIVFARTDNPAQAFGMILNQRKFSFDLDFNNPGPTQNVRPEIVGAFPIFRGGQDYFRRQAAALGVEAAKLERLAVRNGLTEAVIDAFYALVAAPQLAESAGASVRAVGAALDHARTGFDAGTVLKSDVLSLETRLAESREQQLRASNAIELARTGLRTLLGQPAGRSLEIAPPPRDAAPALPDTLEAALARATAARPELAAAGRQVAMRERELEAERAAYLPTIDIVGGYGNDSADFQLSHNTDSWLVGATAELNVFSGFRIRERVRAAEHELASAREVERRTRLDIEREAQNAFLSYGEARQRDDVSQAGLAAADAALRLVEEQYRAGTVTVTRYLEAEAARSAARSRAIVARYDVRRAEAALQKAIGAWADDEGLTP, from the coding sequence GTGATGTCGGATCGTGTGGTAGCGGCCCCAGTTGAGCGCGTCGCGAGCGTCGCCGCCGCGACGTTGGGCTTCCTGCTCGCCGCCGCCGTCGCGGCGGCACAGCCGTTGAGCATCGAGGAGGCGGTGGGTCTCGCGTTGCGCGACAACCCCGACGCGCGCGCCGCCGCCGAGCGCATCGGCGAGGCGGAGGCGCGGCTCGGCGAAGCGACCGCCGCCTTCTACCCGCGCGTCGACGGCCGCATCGTCTTCGCGCGCACGGACAACCCGGCGCAGGCGTTCGGGATGATCCTCAACCAGCGCAAGTTCAGCTTCGACCTCGACTTCAACAACCCCGGACCGACCCAGAACGTGCGCCCGGAGATCGTCGGCGCCTTTCCGATCTTTCGCGGCGGACAGGATTATTTCCGCCGCCAGGCCGCGGCGCTCGGCGTCGAGGCCGCGAAGCTGGAGCGGTTGGCGGTGCGCAACGGGCTCACCGAGGCGGTGATCGATGCCTTCTACGCGCTGGTCGCGGCGCCCCAACTCGCGGAATCGGCCGGCGCGTCGGTGCGCGCGGTGGGCGCCGCGCTCGACCACGCCCGCACCGGCTTCGACGCCGGCACGGTGTTGAAGTCGGACGTGTTGTCGCTGGAGACCCGGCTCGCCGAGTCGCGCGAGCAGCAACTCCGCGCCAGTAACGCGATCGAGCTCGCGCGGACGGGATTGCGCACCCTGCTCGGCCAGCCGGCGGGGCGATCGCTGGAGATCGCCCCGCCGCCGCGCGACGCTGCCCCGGCGTTGCCGGATACGCTGGAGGCGGCCCTGGCGCGCGCCACCGCGGCGCGCCCCGAGCTCGCCGCCGCGGGGCGCCAGGTGGCGATGCGCGAGCGCGAGCTCGAAGCCGAGCGCGCCGCCTATCTTCCGACCATCGACATCGTCGGCGGCTACGGCAACGACTCGGCCGACTTCCAGCTCTCGCACAACACCGACAGTTGGCTGGTGGGCGCGACCGCCGAGCTGAACGTGTTCAGCGGCTTCCGCATCCGCGAGCGGGTGCGCGCCGCCGAGCACGAGCTGGCGTCGGCGCGCGAGGTCGAACGCCGCACCCGGTTGGACATCGAACGCGAGGCGCAGAATGCCTTCCTGTCCTACGGCGAGGCGCGCCAGCGCGACGATGTCAGCCAGGCCGGCCTGGCCGCCGCCGACGCGGCGCTGCGTCTGGTCGAGGAGCAGTACCGCGCCGGCACCGTGACCGTCACCCGCTACCTCGAGGCCGAGGCGGCCCGCAGCGCGGCGCGGTCGCGCGCCATCGTCGCCCGCTACGACGTCCGCCGCGCCGAGGCCGCGCTGCAGAAAGCCATCGGCGCCTGGGCCGATGACGAGGGACTCACGCCATGA
- a CDS encoding ISNCY family transposase, producing MSKRQWKRLDAVERIERGALTVGEAAEVLGLSKRQVRRLRRAVGRRGAKGVQHGNTGRAPKHRLGEAVREQILELRRKKYDGFNDQHFTEKLGDVEGVKVSRASVQRLLRAAGIGPPRRRRAPKHRRRRDRKPQAGLMILWDGSRHEWLEGRGPMLCLMGAIDDATGELLPGASFVEQECAAGYLRVLRAIAEAKGLPYSAYMDRHGSLKRNDAHWTLEEELRGVQDPTQVGRALAALEIEVIYALSPQAKGRVERLWGTLQDRLVSELRLVGATTVEEANAVLEAFRAEHNQRFAIPPAEATPAWRPVRRGTDLSRICSFQYEATVLNDNTVRIGGLVLDIPPGPRKRSYAGTRVEVRQLLDGSWRVYGGDTVIATAAATSPGALRTLKRRRRRPPSAASVGKTPVALRAPSVSPTDMIPSPPR from the coding sequence ATGAGCAAGCGGCAATGGAAGCGGCTGGACGCCGTGGAGCGGATCGAGCGAGGGGCGCTGACGGTGGGAGAAGCGGCGGAGGTGCTGGGACTGTCGAAGCGGCAGGTGCGACGGCTGCGGCGGGCGGTGGGGCGGCGTGGGGCGAAAGGAGTGCAGCACGGGAACACGGGGCGGGCGCCGAAGCACCGCTTGGGGGAAGCGGTGCGGGAGCAGATCCTGGAGCTGCGGCGCAAGAAGTACGACGGGTTCAACGACCAGCACTTCACCGAGAAGCTGGGGGACGTGGAAGGGGTCAAGGTCTCTCGGGCCAGCGTGCAGCGGCTGCTGCGCGCGGCGGGCATCGGGCCGCCGCGCCGGCGGCGCGCCCCGAAACACCGCCGGCGCAGAGACCGCAAACCGCAGGCGGGGTTGATGATCCTCTGGGACGGCAGCCGACACGAGTGGCTCGAGGGGCGCGGGCCGATGCTGTGCCTGATGGGAGCGATCGATGACGCGACCGGCGAGCTGCTGCCTGGGGCGTCGTTCGTGGAGCAGGAGTGCGCGGCAGGGTACCTGCGGGTGCTGCGAGCGATCGCGGAGGCGAAAGGACTTCCGTACAGCGCCTACATGGATCGGCACGGGAGCCTGAAGCGCAACGACGCGCACTGGACGCTGGAAGAGGAGTTACGCGGGGTCCAAGACCCGACGCAGGTGGGCCGGGCGCTCGCGGCCTTGGAGATTGAGGTGATCTACGCGCTGTCGCCGCAGGCGAAGGGCCGAGTGGAGCGGCTGTGGGGCACGCTGCAGGATCGGTTGGTCTCCGAGCTCCGGTTGGTGGGGGCCACGACCGTGGAGGAGGCCAATGCCGTGCTGGAGGCCTTTCGGGCGGAGCACAACCAGCGGTTTGCCATTCCCCCGGCCGAGGCCACCCCGGCGTGGCGGCCGGTGCGACGGGGGACCGATCTGAGCCGGATCTGCAGCTTCCAGTACGAGGCGACCGTGCTGAACGACAACACCGTGCGGATCGGCGGCCTGGTCCTCGACATCCCGCCCGGCCCGCGCAAGCGCAGCTATGCGGGGACGCGCGTCGAGGTGCGCCAGCTCCTCGACGGCAGCTGGCGCGTCTACGGCGGCGACACGGTGATCGCCACGGCCGCCGCCACCTCGCCCGGCGCCCTCCGCACGCTCAAGCGCCGGCGGCGGCGGCCGCCGAGCGCCGCCTCGGTGGGGAAAACTCCAGTCGCCCTGCGGGCTCCTTCCGTTTCCCCCACCGACATGATCCCGTCACCACCACGATGA
- a CDS encoding efflux RND transporter periplasmic adaptor subunit, translating to MTPSAGFRRLPRTAIAAGAAVLGLVVLLLYLQGSLGGHAAAPRQPPPAADGGAAGSTATVEEREIPDLVDWPGTVTARVSADVAPTVMARVLEVRVQAGSAVRKGDVIATLDARDLTARRQQAEAALAAATALARQADADLGRARQLFAKQAFTRQDLDAAEARAATAQAQAAQARDALAEARVRLGETEVRAPFDGVVVARLLDPGDTAGPGAPVALVQDPSTLRLEADVAEHCAASLAVGDALPVRVGSPPLDLVARIDELAPVADPTSRTRHVKALLPADAALRPGAFASLRLACGAHAALLVPASAVRRAGQLETVRVLIDGVPLVRSVRTGKAFDSQVEVLSGLRAGDVVVVEP from the coding sequence ATGACCCCATCCGCCGGATTCCGCCGTCTGCCGCGCACGGCAATCGCCGCCGGCGCGGCGGTGCTCGGTCTCGTGGTCCTCCTGCTCTACCTGCAGGGCAGCCTCGGCGGTCACGCGGCGGCGCCGCGGCAACCGCCCCCGGCGGCCGACGGCGGGGCGGCGGGGTCGACCGCCACGGTCGAGGAGCGCGAGATTCCCGACCTCGTCGACTGGCCGGGCACGGTGACGGCGCGCGTGAGCGCCGACGTGGCGCCGACGGTGATGGCGCGCGTCCTCGAGGTGCGGGTGCAGGCCGGCAGCGCGGTGCGCAAAGGCGACGTCATCGCCACGCTCGACGCGCGCGATCTCACGGCGCGCCGTCAGCAGGCGGAGGCGGCGCTGGCCGCCGCGACCGCGCTCGCGCGCCAGGCCGACGCCGACCTCGGCCGGGCGCGGCAGTTGTTCGCCAAACAGGCCTTCACCCGCCAGGACCTCGACGCCGCCGAGGCGCGCGCGGCGACGGCGCAGGCGCAGGCCGCGCAGGCGCGTGACGCACTGGCCGAGGCGCGCGTGCGCCTGGGCGAGACGGAGGTGCGGGCGCCGTTCGACGGGGTCGTCGTCGCGCGCCTTCTCGATCCCGGCGACACCGCCGGCCCCGGCGCGCCGGTGGCGCTGGTGCAGGATCCATCGACGCTGCGCCTCGAGGCCGACGTCGCGGAGCACTGCGCCGCGTCCCTCGCCGTCGGCGACGCGCTGCCGGTGCGGGTCGGCTCGCCGCCCCTCGATCTGGTCGCGCGGATCGACGAGCTGGCGCCGGTGGCCGACCCGACCAGCCGCACCCGCCACGTCAAGGCGCTGCTGCCCGCCGATGCCGCGCTCCGTCCGGGCGCCTTCGCCAGCCTGCGCCTCGCCTGCGGCGCGCACGCGGCGCTGCTGGTGCCGGCGTCGGCGGTGCGACGCGCCGGCCAGCTCGAGACGGTGCGGGTGCTGATCGACGGCGTGCCGCTGGTGCGCAGCGTGCGCACCGGCAAGGCGTTCGACAGCCAGGTCGAGGTGCTCTCCGGCCTGCGCGCCGGCGACGTCGTGGTGGTCGAGCCATGA
- a CDS encoding efflux RND transporter permease subunit, with the protein MTDTTARPERGWTARIVEIFITSKLSILFLLASFAAGAVALLATPREEEPQIVVPFADVIVEMPGASAAEVENLVATPLEAKLWEIDGVEYVYSMARPGQAVVTVRFFVGEDRERSLVKVWNKVMSNQDAIPQGVTRWIVKPVEIDDVPIVLFTLSSSNPTYDGGALRRIADEVLDKLGRVPNTGRRSVVGGEPRRVTVYADPARMTARDVTLLEVVQALEAANVNLQAGRFERGDADIALEAGPFLRSVDEVGAALVARPGGRPVYVRDVARVVDGPAEAESYTRIGFGPAAAAARRIGDRAAAAGEERPAVTIAVAKRKGTNAVRVAEEVVAAVAGLRGSVIPDEVDVNITRDYGETANHKVNELVKHLLIAIATIIVLLAFALGPREAFIVAIAVPMTLAITLLLDLLFGYTINRVTLFALILSLGLLVDDPIVDVENIFRHFRLRREPPLEATLTAVDEVRPPTILATFTVIVSFLPMFFITGMMGPYMAPMAFNVPVAMLMSLIVAFTVTPWASYHLLRHEYDAGGHEPFDLARTRVYRWYRAALLPLLRDRRRAALFLGAVAVAFVVSALLAVTRAVPLKMLPFDNKNELALIIDMPAGATLEATDAVARDLGRYLAGVPEVTDYESFVGVAAPMDFNGMVRHYYLRRGGNVGEVRVNLLPKEARVEQSHAIALRLRPDIERIAAAHGANVKIAEAPPGPPVISTVVAEVYGPLDAPYDQLIAVSRRVREALAAVPGVVDVDDFSQAAHPLVRYRLDREKAGLSGITVAGAAQTLATAVGGGVAGRLHAPQERLPVEIDVRLPRAARSSAADLLAVRVKSDAGALVPLGEIGSAVAEEADQVIYHKNLRPVTFVIAEMAGRSPVEAVLAMFDWERAHPLPAGYTMDLAGEGEWKITVDVFRDLGLAFAAALAMIYVLLVAQTGSLGMPLVIMIAIPLTLIGIMPGFWLLNALFTSPVGAYANPVFFTATGMIGMIALAGIVVRNSIILIDFIEHIRARDPALPLDAAIIEAGATRLRPIALTAAAAMFGSIVITLDPIFSGLAWSFIFGIFASTAFTLLVVPVVYHLIYRRRLPA; encoded by the coding sequence ATGACCGACACCACCGCCCGTCCGGAGCGCGGTTGGACAGCGCGCATCGTCGAGATCTTCATCACCTCGAAGCTCTCGATTCTCTTCCTGCTCGCGTCGTTCGCCGCCGGCGCCGTGGCGCTGCTGGCGACGCCGCGCGAGGAGGAGCCGCAGATCGTCGTGCCGTTCGCCGACGTCATCGTCGAGATGCCGGGCGCGAGCGCGGCCGAGGTCGAGAACCTGGTGGCGACGCCGCTGGAGGCGAAGCTGTGGGAGATCGACGGCGTCGAGTACGTCTACTCGATGGCGCGCCCGGGGCAGGCCGTGGTGACCGTGCGCTTCTTCGTCGGCGAGGACCGCGAGCGCAGCCTGGTCAAGGTCTGGAACAAGGTGATGTCGAACCAGGACGCCATTCCGCAGGGCGTCACCCGCTGGATCGTCAAGCCGGTGGAAATCGACGACGTGCCGATCGTCCTCTTCACGCTCTCGTCGTCCAATCCCACGTACGATGGCGGGGCGCTGCGGCGGATCGCCGACGAGGTGCTCGACAAGCTCGGCCGCGTGCCCAACACCGGCCGCCGCTCGGTGGTCGGCGGCGAGCCGCGCCGGGTGACGGTGTACGCGGACCCGGCGCGGATGACGGCGCGCGACGTCACCCTGCTCGAGGTCGTGCAGGCGCTCGAGGCGGCCAACGTCAACCTCCAGGCCGGCCGTTTCGAGCGCGGCGACGCCGACATCGCCCTCGAAGCGGGTCCGTTCCTGCGCTCGGTCGACGAGGTCGGCGCCGCCCTGGTCGCCAGGCCCGGCGGCCGTCCGGTGTACGTGCGCGACGTGGCGCGGGTCGTCGACGGCCCGGCCGAGGCGGAGAGCTACACGCGCATCGGCTTCGGTCCCGCGGCGGCGGCGGCGCGCCGGATCGGCGACCGGGCGGCCGCCGCCGGCGAGGAACGCCCCGCCGTGACCATCGCCGTGGCCAAGCGCAAGGGGACCAACGCCGTGCGCGTCGCCGAGGAGGTGGTCGCGGCGGTCGCCGGGCTGCGCGGCAGCGTGATTCCCGACGAGGTGGACGTCAACATCACGCGCGACTACGGCGAGACCGCGAACCACAAGGTGAACGAGCTGGTGAAACACCTGCTCATCGCCATCGCCACGATCATCGTCCTCCTGGCGTTCGCCCTCGGCCCGCGCGAGGCGTTCATCGTCGCCATCGCGGTGCCGATGACGCTGGCGATCACGCTGCTCCTCGATCTGCTGTTCGGGTACACGATCAACCGCGTCACGCTGTTCGCGTTGATCCTCTCGCTCGGCCTGCTGGTCGACGACCCGATCGTCGACGTCGAGAACATCTTCCGACACTTCCGCCTGCGCCGCGAGCCGCCGCTGGAGGCGACCCTCACCGCCGTCGACGAGGTGCGGCCGCCGACCATCCTCGCCACCTTCACCGTCATCGTCTCGTTCCTGCCGATGTTCTTCATCACCGGCATGATGGGGCCGTACATGGCGCCGATGGCGTTCAACGTCCCGGTGGCGATGCTGATGTCCCTGATCGTCGCCTTCACCGTGACGCCGTGGGCCAGCTATCACCTGCTCCGGCACGAATACGACGCCGGCGGCCACGAGCCCTTCGATCTCGCCCGCACGCGCGTCTATCGCTGGTACCGCGCGGCGCTGCTGCCGCTGCTGCGCGACCGCCGGCGCGCCGCGCTCTTCCTCGGCGCGGTCGCGGTGGCGTTCGTCGTCTCGGCGCTGCTCGCGGTCACCCGCGCCGTGCCGCTCAAGATGCTGCCCTTCGACAACAAGAACGAGCTGGCGCTGATCATCGACATGCCGGCCGGCGCGACGCTCGAGGCGACCGATGCGGTGGCGCGCGACCTCGGCCGCTATCTCGCCGGCGTCCCCGAGGTGACCGACTACGAGAGCTTCGTCGGCGTCGCGGCGCCGATGGATTTCAACGGCATGGTCCGCCACTACTATCTGCGCCGCGGCGGCAACGTCGGCGAAGTGCGGGTGAACCTGCTGCCGAAGGAGGCGCGGGTGGAGCAATCGCACGCGATCGCCCTCCGCCTGCGCCCCGACATCGAACGCATCGCCGCCGCCCACGGCGCCAACGTCAAGATCGCCGAGGCGCCGCCCGGACCGCCGGTGATCTCGACCGTGGTCGCCGAGGTGTACGGTCCGCTCGACGCGCCCTACGACCAGCTCATCGCCGTCTCGCGGCGGGTGCGCGAGGCGCTGGCGGCCGTGCCCGGGGTGGTCGACGTCGACGACTTCTCGCAGGCCGCGCATCCGCTCGTCCGCTACCGGCTCGATCGCGAGAAGGCGGGGCTGAGCGGCATCACCGTCGCCGGGGCGGCGCAGACGTTGGCAACCGCCGTCGGCGGCGGCGTCGCCGGTCGCCTGCACGCGCCGCAGGAGCGCCTGCCGGTCGAGATCGACGTCCGCCTGCCGCGCGCCGCGCGCAGCAGCGCCGCCGACCTGCTCGCCGTGCGGGTGAAATCGGACGCCGGGGCGCTGGTGCCCTTGGGCGAGATCGGCAGCGCCGTGGCCGAGGAGGCGGACCAGGTCATCTACCACAAGAACCTGCGGCCGGTGACCTTCGTCATCGCCGAGATGGCGGGGCGCAGCCCGGTGGAAGCCGTCCTGGCGATGTTCGACTGGGAGCGCGCGCACCCGCTGCCGGCCGGCTATACCATGGACCTCGCCGGCGAGGGCGAGTGGAAGATCACCGTCGACGTCTTCCGCGACCTCGGCCTGGCCTTCGCCGCCGCGCTGGCGATGATCTACGTGCTGCTGGTGGCGCAGACCGGCTCGCTCGGCATGCCGCTGGTGATCATGATCGCCATTCCGCTGACGTTGATCGGCATCATGCCGGGCTTCTGGCTGCTGAATGCGCTGTTCACGTCGCCGGTCGGTGCCTACGCCAACCCGGTGTTCTTCACCGCGACCGGCATGATCGGGATGATCGCGCTCGCCGGCATCGTCGTCCGCAACTCGATCATCCTCATCGATTTCATCGAGCACATCCGCGCCCGCGACCCGGCGCTGCCGCTCGACGCGGCGATCATCGAGGCTGGGGCCACCCGGTTGCGCCCGATCGCGCTCACCGCCGCCGCCGCGATGTTCGGATCGATCGTCATCACCCTCGATCCGATCTTCTCCGGGCTCGCCTGGAGCTTCATCTTCGGCATCTTCGCCTCGACGGCCTTCACGCTGCTGGTCGTGCCGGTCGTCTACCATCTCATCTACCGGCGCCGGCTCCCGGCGTGA
- a CDS encoding sigma-70 family RNA polymerase sigma factor — protein sequence MSGEEEATDEALLAAARRGDRPALEALLGRYQARIYRYGLRMCGDAEDAKDVLQETMLALARRVGSLQAAAALPTWLYTVARSFCIKRRRGAAARRTGALDEIAAGGAEIAAPGLGPEDRVAGRQIEAILAAAIADLNAAQRDVLVLRDIEGLSAPQVAAVLGIEVEAVKSRLHRARVALRNRLAPVLRLPPSAPPAAGCPDVLTLWSRHREGEITADLCARMEAHLARCPRCAAACDSLRRTLALCQSAPTPAVPDAVQRALREQVERLR from the coding sequence GTGAGCGGGGAGGAAGAGGCGACCGACGAGGCGCTGCTCGCGGCGGCGCGGCGCGGCGATCGTCCGGCGCTCGAGGCGCTGCTCGGCCGCTATCAGGCCCGCATCTACCGCTACGGCCTGCGCATGTGCGGCGATGCCGAGGATGCCAAGGACGTGCTGCAGGAGACGATGCTGGCGCTGGCGCGGCGGGTCGGCTCCCTGCAGGCCGCGGCCGCCCTGCCCACCTGGCTCTACACCGTGGCGCGCAGCTTCTGCATCAAGCGCCGCCGCGGCGCCGCGGCGCGGCGCACCGGCGCGCTCGACGAGATCGCCGCTGGCGGCGCCGAGATCGCCGCGCCCGGGTTGGGGCCCGAGGATCGGGTCGCCGGGCGGCAGATCGAAGCCATCCTGGCGGCGGCGATCGCCGACCTCAACGCGGCGCAGCGTGACGTGCTGGTGCTGCGCGACATCGAAGGGTTGAGCGCCCCGCAGGTGGCGGCGGTGCTCGGCATCGAGGTCGAGGCGGTGAAGAGCCGGCTGCACCGCGCGCGCGTCGCCCTGCGCAACCGCCTCGCTCCGGTGTTGCGGCTGCCGCCGTCGGCGCCGCCGGCGGCCGGGTGTCCGGACGTGCTGACCCTGTGGTCGCGACACCGCGAGGGCGAGATCACGGCCGATCTGTGCGCCCGCATGGAAGCGCATCTGGCGCGCTGCCCGCGCTGCGCCGCCGCCTGCGATTCACTCCGACGCACCCTGGCCTTGTGCCAGAGCGCCCCCACGCCGGCCGTGCCGGATGCCGTCCAGCGGGCGCTGCGCGAACAGGTGGAGCGCCTGCGATAG
- a CDS encoding cytochrome-c peroxidase, whose protein sequence is MAAQEKRLDALGLSDGAHPPARIDPTVWQSIVPADNTVTPERVALGRKLYFDARLSADGTVSCATCHDVSRGFTDQRPVSEGIRDQLGRRNAPTTMNALLMQTMFLDGRAPTLEAQAKLPIVNPIEMGQPDGVAAANAIAGDADYQKMFQAAYGRDPNYEDIGNAIAAFERTLVFLDAPFDAYVAGNATAISPAAQAGFALFNGKARCVTCHALNPSNPIGSDNRFHNIGVAARHRDFEKLAAQALVTLEQNGGADAVDQLALTTDLSELGRFLVSKQRSDIGAFKTPQLRNVALTAPYMHDGSMQTLWDVMDHYNKGGEANTYLDGGIEPLALSETEIDQLVAFMFTLTDRRFQAEGQAAFAAQQKRARTTRPFRDNALAQRKVLPFADRVMGDAGKEN, encoded by the coding sequence ATGGCAGCGCAGGAGAAGCGGCTCGACGCGCTCGGGCTGAGCGACGGCGCGCATCCGCCGGCGCGCATCGACCCGACGGTCTGGCAGTCGATCGTGCCGGCCGACAACACGGTCACGCCGGAGCGCGTCGCCCTCGGGCGCAAGCTCTACTTCGACGCCCGCCTGTCGGCCGACGGCACGGTGTCGTGCGCCACCTGCCACGACGTCAGCCGCGGCTTCACCGACCAGCGCCCGGTGTCCGAGGGCATCCGCGACCAGCTCGGCCGGCGCAACGCGCCGACGACGATGAACGCGCTGCTGATGCAGACGATGTTCCTCGACGGCCGGGCGCCGACGCTCGAAGCGCAGGCCAAGCTGCCGATCGTCAACCCGATCGAGATGGGTCAGCCCGACGGCGTCGCCGCCGCCAACGCCATCGCCGGCGACGCGGACTACCAGAAGATGTTCCAGGCGGCGTACGGCCGGGATCCCAACTACGAGGACATCGGCAACGCCATCGCCGCCTTCGAGCGGACGCTGGTCTTCCTCGACGCGCCGTTCGACGCCTACGTCGCCGGCAACGCCACCGCCATCTCGCCGGCGGCGCAGGCGGGATTCGCGCTCTTCAACGGCAAGGCGCGCTGCGTCACCTGCCACGCCCTCAATCCGTCGAATCCGATCGGCAGCGACAACCGCTTCCACAACATCGGCGTCGCCGCCCGCCACCGCGACTTCGAGAAGCTGGCCGCCCAGGCGCTGGTCACGCTGGAGCAGAACGGCGGCGCCGATGCCGTCGACCAGCTCGCGCTCACCACCGATCTCTCCGAGCTCGGCCGCTTCCTGGTCAGCAAGCAGCGCTCCGACATCGGCGCCTTCAAGACGCCGCAGTTGCGCAACGTCGCCCTCACCGCGCCCTACATGCACGACGGCTCGATGCAGACCCTGTGGGACGTGATGGACCACTACAACAAGGGCGGCGAGGCCAACACCTATCTCGACGGCGGCATCGAGCCGCTGGCGCTCTCGGAGACCGAGATCGACCAGCTCGTCGCCTTCATGTTCACGCTCACCGACCGCCGCTTCCAGGCCGAGGGCCAGGCGGCGTTCGCCGCCCAGCAGAAGCGCGCGCGCACGACCCGTCCGTTCCGCGACAACGCGCTGGCGCAGCGCAAGGTGCTGCCCTTCGCCGACCGGGTCATGGGCGACGCGGGGAAGGAGAACTGA